A stretch of DNA from Anopheles ziemanni chromosome 3, idAnoZiCoDA_A2_x.2, whole genome shotgun sequence:
GTTGCTCATGTGTGTGTCCTTGTGTAGGTGTGTATTTGTGGCTGTATGTGTGTAAGTATACGTGGGCTGGGGGAAGGATGTGTTCGAGGGACAAAAAACAATCTCAGCCGTCGCACGCATCGGCCTCCACACCCACCATCAATAGGCAGCGAATAGAGGGAGCATCTTTCACTTTCGTTAGATCCTTCTTGCGGTAGCTGTCTCTCTTGCTCTCTCGTGCATACATTAAGGATGCTCCCGTGCTGCGCTGACTTGCAGTGGCCCGTCGTATGCCATGGACGTGGATCTACGAGCCAGCCATCGATGTCTGTGGTGTGAGGGGTTGACCCGGCGTCTGCTGCCCTCCTTGGGGTGTTTGTGGCGTCAGCGGTCCCTGTTGACTGCCAGGtccttgctgttgctgctgctgctggtttgACCCTGGGCCGCCCTGCTGCTCCGGCGATACGGACGGTTCTTTCGTCTTGCCATTGTTGTTCGTCGTACCGTTCGCACCACCAACCGAGTTCATACCACCGACCGACATTGGGCCACCATTACTGcccccaccgccaccaccggtgGGTGTTCCGGGCTGCTGTTGCGGAAGAGGAGGATTTGCGGGAAGCAtcatttgttgctgttgctgctgctgctgttgctgcattgCACCCTTGCTGAGGTCGTCGTCCATGAGGGGCGACTGGGGGATGGGACCACCGAGCATCGACGGATCGGGACCCATCTTTGGACCGCCCATCATAtggccaccgccaccacccatCGACATTCCACCGCCGCCGGGTCCGGGTCCACCGGCGCCAGGTGGCATACCCATTCGTTGCTGCATTCCGGGATTGAACATGCCCGGCCCGTGGTTGTTCATGACTCCTCCACCTCCCCCGCCGCCTCCTCCGCCATATCCCATTTCCGTCATGGGGGGAAAGATAGGATCGGGGTCTGCTTTGTACATCCGGTTCATCGGTCCACCCATCGGCCCGCCGCCACCCATGGGACCACCCGGGCCTCCCATGGGTCCACCCATCGGTCCTCCCATTGGCCCACCACCCATCGGTCCACCGCCGTGGCCACCGCCCATGccgcctccaccgccacccccGCCATACATGCCCGGGTTCatcatgttcggtttgttgTATTGCATCGGGGGAATCTGCTCGTTGATCATGCCGGGCCCCGGTCCGGGTCCACCATCCGGTCCTCCCATCCCGCTGCCAAGCGGAGTGTTCATGAAGGCGGGATTAAGCGGGCGGTTCGGAGGGCCACCGAAATCCGGTGGcattcctccaccaccaccgacggcGGGCCCCCGAAACTGGGGCCTCATGCCCATACCGTGCGGATCCATACCACCCATGCCGCCCATGCCGCCAGGTCCAACGCCACCGCGCTGCTCGGGGAAGAACATCTTCTGCATCTGCCGCAAGGTAGCCAGCTGTTGTTCGCGATGTTGCCGCTGCTGGGGTGTTAAATTCTCGTCCGGCACTTTCACACCCTGCAGCGAAGGCTGCGGATGACCCCGGCTTTGTGACAGCACGTTGCCGCCCTTCATGAGCGGAAGCGACGCCACCAACGAGTTCATCTGGTCGATTATCGTCGAGCTCGAGTGGCTTCCACCGGGACCGGGACCTGGGCCGGGTCCGGGACCACCCATCACGGGACCGCCGCCTCCGCTGGGCGAGATGTGCGAACCGACGGGGGACGGATTGCCCATTTTTACCACCGGATGTCCACCTCCGGTCGGATCGCCACCACCTCCGTCACCACCTTCCATGCACGAGCTAGGCGTATGGTGAATGGTGGAAGGTTTCGACATCGACCCGTCCGGGTTCATGCGCATACCGTGACCGTGACCATCGTTGGGATACATCGGTAACCCGCTGCCACCGTCCGGATCCATACAGGACGCGGTGTTCGGTGTGTGATGAATGGTGGCCGACTTCTTACCACCCATCACTCCGGAAGGGTCCCCCGGACCGCCCGGTCCGCCCATGCGCATGTGGTGCGGTGCCATATGCCCGTCCGGTCCGCCGAACATTCCTACCGACGAGCCATCGTTCTCGAGACAGGACGAGTTGCTTGCCGTATGATGGATGGTAGCGGACTTTTTCATCCCGTCCGGTCCTCCACCTCCCATGCCACGCGGCCCCGGTCCCATATGGTGATCGGGTGACCCGTGGCCATGCCCGTGATCCATCCACGGCGACATGGCGCCCGGTCCGATGCTGTTCCCACTCATGTCGTCCCCTGGCCCTGGCCCACCGAGTCGGTTCTGCTTTTGCATCTGCGCGCAGTGATATGCAATGATAGAGTTGAACTGGCCATTCATCACCGCTTCGGCGCCCTTGTTGGCCAGCGCGGTCGAGAACACGAATATTTGGCTCTGCTGCTGCGTGTATTCGAGCTTGTTCGATGGCTTGCTTCCTGCCATCATGCCGGCCAGACCGGGGTTCATCTTGCCATCGAGCGGATGCCCATCCATCGGGCCACCCGGACCGCCACCCATCACCGGGCCCTTGCCAAGCGCATCCAGCACACCGCTGTTGCCGAGTGGGccacctccgccaccgccCCCGGCGTTAATACTGCATGCATCCGACGCTTTCATGCCACCCGGACCGCCGGGCCCTACCGAACCGGGCCGACCCGAAACTGGGCCCCCTTTCATGCCCGTTCCGTCGTCCTGCGAATcagatgaaaacaaacatgagTCAAGTACCTGGAACCCCAGCAAGTGGCAAGAGAATTTATTatacctgctgctgctgttgctgctgttgttgctgctgctgttgttgctgctgctgctgctgttgttccaGTTTGGCCGCAGCAGCCTGGCTCATCTTGGTCTTACGGCCGCCTTCATCGGACTTCGACTCCTTCTTCGGCATCACGGCTGTCACTCCTAATCCTCCTACTGCTCCTGGCTGATAAATTTGTGGCTGATAATCGTACAGCATTCCACTCCAGGCCACCACCCCCCAAAAAGCACACGCTCACTCAGGGTAACACCAGCATCTGGGAGGCGCGTGAATGGAGCCAAAAACAACCCGGCGCGGTATGCGCGTTCCGTGCACGATCCGGGACGGCGGGACGATAACAAATGCCAGCGGCAATCGCCTCGCCTGCTCTCTTTCGCACTATTTCGCACTAGGAGAAATCCAAGCTTGCAGCACTCTCACCTTACCATACTATATTCTGGTGACCAGGGTAaccagctgctgctggaacGCACGGAACAGATATTCTTAACGCAGCAAGCGCCGACCTGATCCCGGAACGTCGCAAGCAGCGATTTTAAAGTCGTCTCGCACAGCACACCAAGCTCCCGCCCCTCGGATGAGATGGTAAACAAGCGCTTTTTTCTTTGGCCGTAGCACGCACCTCTTCGTACGGCGCGGAGCCGTGGCACGAcgaaggtaaacaacactaatCAGGCGGCTCGCGCATTCGGCCAAGCACCCGCCGATATCGTGTAGCGTTGATACTGGCCTATCGAATTATTACGGTCGACACTCTCGCCAAACTCCGTGGCAACGGATCACGGGGAACAACACGGCGATTCTAGCGACTTCCGCGTACCGCGCACTTCAGAGTGTTGCCACCTTCGGGGGAAAATTTGTAGCCGTCACTTGCCCCCGACACAAACTGGCACGGGCGAACGGCGAGAGATTCGCCAAAGAAAACGCGGAGCGCTTTCTTTACGACGGGACAATCGGATTTCCGGGTTATTTTGGTTTCCCTGAAACACGGATTTTGATTGCTCGGCTGTCTGCTATCTTAGGTGAGCTGCTGCTGGATTGATGTATTCGATCACGAATTGTTCACAACTTGGAACGGAAGGGATTCTCTGCACTGGGTGCAAATCCGAAACGTTCCATTATGCTTTAGGAACTGGCCAATGAAGAAGTTCATATCATCGcctagaaaaacataataaaacatCACTTTGGATAAATTTCAGTATATTTTAGCGATCTAAATGCCCAAAAAAATCTGGCCACCTAAACGTACTCCTAAAGTacattgtaatttattttaaaatttatatcaATCATAGAGATGGATCTATGGACCCACTTCTGTGTAGATCCGAACAAATTTTCCATCACTACATTAGACGCGGCGTCTGGCAAATTAGCCGCCTTTCCAGTTGTGTTGACGGCTCTATGCTTTCTTTTAGCCGCCATCATTctatatttaaaattgaatatatttttggtAGCCTATCCACAATTTGTCATCCAACAGTAATTTTATTACGTTCCGCTGCCTCGCCAATTATGCAAAAGAGAATTAGGTGTGAAGTAAGTTCGAACTGCTAAAGATTATAACCAATCACAACTATAACCATGTCGTGATCTCACGGATTATTTAtctatttcattatatttcaCTTCCAAATTCaactacttgtttcattttcactatccactctcgtcaaattcaatcacaagactgatggttcaaccctttccgtttttcaatgtctactttgttccatcttttGCCATCTGCAGATCAATCTCGGTTCAGTAGTAGGCCATCGCTCTTCTAATTTTCGTTGCCAGCTATCTAGcgataaatttcatttttaatgtttcgttGCCTCGCATTCATAATTCATTCGTTTATCAATTCGttcattattactatttttctaattattcatccagctcggctcaatccctacaAACCACTTCATTTATTTCTTGATTTTTATTCCTTCTCGCtttactttttcatttttatgaacTCATGTTCAAACTCGTACACTCCGACAGAGTTGTTATTCTTCTGGTCATATTCTACCCAATCATCCTCGGATAGGTCAATATCTTCGAACGTTGGCCCGTTTTCGCTGGCCTTAGCAATCCATCCAGAACGAGGACTGAATTCGACCGGCTCTACGCCTCGACAATCGAATGCGACGATAGTCTTCTTCTTTCCTGCGTCTTCCGCTGTGTAGCTGGCTGCGAAGAATACGACAAAGATCTTAAACTTTTACCTTTTCAACCTCCAACCGACCTTACCGTTGGATCCTTCGATTATGTCGATACTGTTTTCGCGAGAGCACATTCGacatttcatgtaaaaattgAATCCTTTTGGGTTCCGTGAATCCTCGTTGACGTGATCGCTTTCGGTGAGGTCGTGCCACTTGTCCGACACCTCACCACAGTTCGAGCATTTAATTTTAAGGAAAAATGAGTAGTTGGGATGACTGGTTTTCAATTCGTCGATGTTTTCAAGCGTTACTTTAATTTGCAGCCCTATTTTCACCATTGTTGTGAGTTTGTGTACTTATTGTTGCCTACTTTTTCAGAGTACGagaagtttgttttgaaaatgtgaCATTTCTTGCCTAGCCGCATACCTTCCCTCTTCTTCCTTTCTTTAGATCTTGTGTAGTTCTTGTAACGATTTTCTACAAAGTTCTTGAAGAACCTGTTAATGAAACATTATTTAGAAGCATTCAAGAGTATTCGATCAGTGAAGCGATTGAATATGGAATGGAgaggaacaaataaaaattaacccattttccatcccattcAAATGTTAGGCATTTTTTGGGAGTTTCCAAAGGGGCTTCAAACAGCCGTATAACCGTTTCCAAAGGGTTTCTGTTGTTTACCGTTTGATATATTTGTTGTTGTCGAATTTGAGAAGTGTTCCAAGCCTAAAATTAGTGCCGTTAAAGTTGATTATGATGGACAATTTAACAGTTTCCTGCTGTAGATTGTGTCTTCAGGAGCCTCCTTTGGATGCGCTTATATTTTCCGTATTCGATACCTACCAGGGTAGTGTTTTAGTAAATCTCATTGACGAACTATTCTCTGTGAAGGTGATTATTGGAGTCGTCCCCAGGATGCTCTAATTGGTaaactaatttaatttcattccttGCTTTGTAGGTTCAAAAAGCTGATCGACTGTTGTCCGTTTGCCTAGAGTGTGTCAACCGTATAAATACGGTTCGCAAGATGCGGCAACTTTTCATCGAAAATAATCGTAAACTTCAAGCCTGGCTACAGGATAACGCGAGTGTAGATGATAAAAATGACACGTTCGAAGTGTACGAAGTTAGTATGCCTGAAAATGGACTGGCGCGACAAGATACCGAAGCAGCATCGGATAAAAACCTAACAAACATTGGAGAGAAACAATGCGAAGAACTTCTATCAACGCACGCTAGCATAACGGATAAAAACACGGAAAAAATCATGATACTTAACATCGAGGAAGCGTATGAGGATGATTTCGGTGTGCTACTAACGATAGAGCCAGATCCCGAAAATAGTTCCGGAAATGATACCCCAGAAGTACCTCGGCTTGATGAACAAGCAGTTCCAGCAACAACAGTCGCACGTATTCCGGTAAACAAATGTTACTTTTGTGGGCGCATCTTTCAAGACGCGATCGAATTTACCCATCATCTACCGGAACATTTCACGCAAGTGCCTTACACGTGCAAGGAATGCAACGGGCTAGTATTCAAATCGGTACGTGAAGCCAGCAAGCACATCGGTATGCATGACAACAGTGATCGGCCTTTTCAATGTCGCGTCTGCCCGTTGCGTTTTGCAACGCGGTGCAATAGTTTAACGCACGAGCGAAAAATGCATCGCTTCAAGACGAAACAAAAGCCAACGGCTGACAACTCCGGGCAAGGGGGCCGACAAAGGGCAAAACGGAAACCTTGCAAGAATGACGATCCATCGGAACGATCCGTTAGTCACACGTGCGATATCTGTCAGAAAAACTTTACGGCTAAGAAAAATCTGACCCGTCACTTGATGGTCCACACTGGTGAAATGCCGTTCAAGTGTACCCAGTGCAAGCGATCATTTCGACAAGCGGGACAACTGAAGGCTCACCATGCGGTGCATCAGAGCCAAGATTCGCATAAATGTGATCAGTGCGACGCGACGTATCGCAACTTTCCCATGCTGGCAAAGCATAGAAAAGCGGCACATCCTCAGCGGTCGAAAACATCCCGCCGCAGGCAGTCATAAGTTCATTATTGATCGCTTCGGCCTTCAAGCTACTGCCAAAGGAAACTGTTCCTCTCCACGACAAGGAAAGTTGTATTCATTGGAAAAATGGAACTACGCTCCCGGATAGCAAAATGTGTCGCCATGGAGGCATAGTAGCTTGTGTCCTGCAGACGCCGCCTTCTGGGATGATCTATCTGGTCCAACGATCCTTGCAGACATTGTTTTCTATGTGTCCAGTTCAACACTTAGGTCCAGATTATCGTTGAGTGTTTCATTTCGTGGCGGTGCTTTTTGCCCTAGTGACCCTTTTCTGTGGCTAACATTAATGAATTAGCATTCTCGATTTATTCCGAAGGAGCTTCATCAGGCCAATATATCTCTTCAGTTGTGCTGTAAGTAAGAATCTAATGTTTAAACAATAAAGTGCAAGCCCATGATGTttctatttaaaatgttactatTCTTCTAAACATTTTAATCACTATTTATTTGGCCGCTCTACGTGGTCTatggtttgaaatttaaataacatcATCCTTTCAGCCTAAACCAAACATGTACgtaaaacgggaaaaaacagtcgtttgtgtttgctttcaaCAACGTAAAGGGAAGCGTTTGTGTTAAGTGTGCACACATCAATGGTTAACTCTGTTTTTACCTAGCAATGGCAACACTTTTGGCGGCGGTTGACTCCGTGCACGTGCATCCCTAAGCATCCCCAACTAACCTTACACGGTTCGGTTAACAATATTCCTCTGCCACATCATCGTACGGTAACGTTCATGCTCTTTGCAGTATAACAAACACGACATAACTACGCCTACTCTGTTAACATTAACAACACATTTAATAAAACGGCGCCCGGGCcgcaaatttaaaatttaccaTATAAAACTAACTGTAATCTAGTTCTCACTGACTACAGCCCTCACTGGGTTACGGGCGGGGGTAGTTGAGGATGGAAAAAAGTTCCTAATACTGACTAGAAGGTCGACTAAACCTACATATCCATTGTTGATCTGAAATCCCCTAGGCGCTTTAATTGTCCTCCTCTTCGCTGTGAGTGCAAAGAACCTGTTCCTGCCACCAGTCGTGCACTTCGTAGATCATGTTCGTATGCGAATGGCCAAACTTGCTACTGttgggctgctgctgctggtgctgctgctgtgactgctggtgctgctgagCATGGGGCGAATGGTCACCGCCGTGTCCATGGGAGGAGAAGCTGTGGTGATAGTGTAGGTGCAGACTGTGCGCACCGAGCTCCCCCAGGTGGGACCCTTTGCCCGTGTTCAGGGATGGCGGTACCCGTTGTTGCTTCTTCTTGCTCATGTAGCGATCCTTTTCGTTCTTGGCCTGCGGATCGGATAGGGTGGGTGCAAGAAACTTGCGGCCACTGCTCGAGCCCGTCGAGTCGGATCGGTTCAGCACCGTCGCTACCGTTTTCTTGCGGTTTTTGGCATTATTTTCCAAATCCTTCACGCTCTGGTCGGTGGCCGCCGGATCGGTCGCTTCCAAACCGGACCCATCCTTACCGACCGCAGTAGTGCCCTGTTCGTCCGATGGTTTCGACATTTGATTAGAACTGGTGACCGTTTGCTGTTGATTGGATTGTGCGGTCGGTTGCATGGGGGACACTCCTTGAGTGGGAAGAGGTTGCGTTTGGGTAGCAGACTGTTGTTGTACCggtagctgctgctgctgctgctgctgttgttgttgctgttgctgctgttgtggttGTGGCAACTGTTGGCCAGCAGGTGCCGTtgatggctgctgctgctgttgttgctgctgctgctgttgctgctgctgttgctgctgttgttgttgctgctgcttttgaTCATTCGTCGCCCGCAGTCCGGCAATCAGTGAATTTTGCTGTTTCTACACAAAGAAAGATAAATTACATTAGAGAAGATTTTCCATAGAATCTAAGAAAACTCACCGCCACGTTATTGGCTCGAATTTTCTTCAAGCATCCCTCCAGCCAGGTGCGTATCGTTTGCTTTGCCACCTCCTCCTCGATGATGTACTCGAACTCTTCGCGTGCCAAAAGCTCCTCCAGCTGCAGGGCTTTGCGAATGTCCACCGAGCGATAGGACAGCATGCTGAATGTGAAAAAGGTCAAGGAAGTCATACAAAACCAAATAGTTCAAGAGTTAAGCAAGTTAGAAGAAAGTTAATTTGATTAAGAGGAGTTTCATTATCcaaataaaattgtatgtCTCAAGAGATAATCTTTGTAAAGATTTTCGTAGCCCTTTCCATTTTGACCAAAAAGGGCATAAGCAGTCGCGAGTTGCATTATTCCTTGATGATAGATGTTTTTAGATAAAGCAAAATTCTATTGAACGGAAGGTTCCACGGAGAAGGgagtttaaaacaaattatgcaAATCGTTAAAACATAATACATTAGTTAGTTGAATCGAAATATATTTGCGTATGCAACTCGAATGAGAATACCACGCTAGGCGATCTTACTTCAATTGGCTTGCATTGCTCATGACTTTATTGTGATTTAAGACCTATGctaaaaaattaattcaaataaatcagtttggaatggttaaaaaaattaaatatgaatTAATTCAAC
This window harbors:
- the LOC131286814 gene encoding protein pygopus-like — its product is MLYDYQPQIYQPGAVGGLGVTAVMPKKESKSDEGGRKTKMSQAAAAKLEQQQQQQQQQQQQQQQQQQQQDDGTGMKGGPVSGRPGSVGPGGPGGMKASDACSINAGGGGGGGPLGNSGVLDALGKGPVMGGGPGGPMDGHPLDGKMNPGLAGMMAGSKPSNKLEYTQQQSQIFVFSTALANKGAEAVMNGQFNSIIAYHCAQMQKQNRLGGPGPGDDMSGNSIGPGAMSPWMDHGHGHGSPDHHMGPGPRGMGGGGPDGMKKSATIHHTASNSSCLENDGSSVGMFGGPDGHMAPHHMRMGGPGGPGDPSGVMGGKKSATIHHTPNTASCMDPDGGSGLPMYPNDGHGHGMRMNPDGSMSKPSTIHHTPSSCMEGGDGGGGDPTGGGHPVVKMGNPSPVGSHISPSGGGGPVMGGPGPGPGPGPGGSHSSSTIIDQMNSLVASLPLMKGGNVLSQSRGHPQPSLQGVKVPDENLTPQQRQHREQQLATLRQMQKMFFPEQRGGVGPGGMGGMGGMDPHGMGMRPQFRGPAVGGGGGMPPDFGGPPNRPLNPAFMNTPLGSGMGGPDGGPGPGPGMINEQIPPMQYNKPNMMNPGMYGGGGGGGGMGGGHGGGPMGGGPMGGPMGGPMGGPGGPMGGGGPMGGPMNRMYKADPDPIFPPMTEMGYGGGGGGGGGGVMNNHGPGMFNPGMQQRMGMPPGAGGPGPGGGGMSMGGGGGHMMGGPKMGPDPSMLGGPIPQSPLMDDDLSKGAMQQQQQQQQQQMMLPANPPLPQQQPGTPTGGGGGGSNGGPMSVGGMNSVGGANGTTNNNGKTKEPSVSPEQQGGPGSNQQQQQQQGPGSQQGPLTPQTPQGGQQTPGQPLTPQTSMAGS
- the LOC131287955 gene encoding UPF0587 protein CG4646, producing MVKIGLQIKVTLENIDELKTSHPNYSFFLKIKCSNCGEVSDKWHDLTESDHVNEDSRNPKGFNFYMKCRMCSRENSIDIIEGSNASYTAEDAGKKKTIVAFDCRGVEPVEFSPRSGWIAKASENGPTFEDIDLSEDDWVEYDQKNNNSVGVYEFEHEFIKMKK
- the LOC131284501 gene encoding zinc finger and SCAN domain-containing protein 26-like — translated: MMDNLTVSCCRLCLQEPPLDALIFSVFDTYQGSVLVNLIDELFSVKVQKADRLLSVCLECVNRINTVRKMRQLFIENNRKLQAWLQDNASVDDKNDTFEVYEVSMPENGLARQDTEAASDKNLTNIGEKQCEELLSTHASITDKNTEKIMILNIEEAYEDDFGVLLTIEPDPENSSGNDTPEVPRLDEQAVPATTVARIPVNKCYFCGRIFQDAIEFTHHLPEHFTQVPYTCKECNGLVFKSVREASKHIGMHDNSDRPFQCRVCPLRFATRCNSLTHERKMHRFKTKQKPTADNSGQGGRQRAKRKPCKNDDPSERSVSHTCDICQKNFTAKKNLTRHLMVHTGEMPFKCTQCKRSFRQAGQLKAHHAVHQSQDSHKCDQCDATYRNFPMLAKHRKAAHPQRSKTSRRRQS